In Anaerobacillus isosaccharinicus, one genomic interval encodes:
- the hisIE gene encoding bifunctional phosphoribosyl-AMP cyclohydrolase/phosphoribosyl-ATP diphosphatase HisIE — MVKVKFDEKKLIPAVVQDAMSKEVLTVAYMNEESLQKTIETKETWFYSRSRQELWHKGATSGNTQQVVDIRYDCDQDALVVLVNPAGPACHKGSYSCFSDSLLNNETPSQSNDRFAIINVLEETIAKRAAERPEGSYTTYLFEHGLDKMLKKIGEEAGEVIIAAKNRDPEELRWEVADLLFHLLVVLREQKLPLDDVLNTLKERHSK; from the coding sequence ATGGTAAAAGTTAAGTTTGATGAAAAAAAACTGATCCCTGCGGTTGTCCAAGATGCGATGAGTAAAGAAGTGCTAACAGTGGCGTATATGAATGAAGAGTCATTGCAAAAGACGATTGAAACGAAAGAAACATGGTTTTATAGCCGCTCGCGCCAAGAGCTTTGGCATAAAGGTGCGACCTCAGGAAACACACAGCAAGTCGTCGATATTCGTTATGATTGTGACCAAGATGCCCTAGTCGTTCTTGTCAATCCTGCAGGGCCAGCCTGCCATAAAGGTAGCTATAGTTGCTTTAGTGATTCACTACTAAACAATGAAACACCTAGTCAAAGCAATGATCGCTTTGCGATAATAAATGTTCTAGAAGAAACGATTGCCAAGCGTGCAGCTGAGCGCCCAGAAGGCTCTTATACAACCTATTTATTTGAACATGGCCTTGATAAAATGCTAAAGAAAATTGGCGAAGAAGCAGGCGAAGTGATTATCGCTGCTAAAAATCGTGATCCAGAAGAACTGCGTTGGGAAGTTGCCGATCTGTTGTTCCATCTCCTCGTTGTCCTCCGCGAGCAAAAGCTCCCACTAGATGACGTCTTGAACACGTTGAAAGAAAGACATAGTAAATAA
- the hisF gene encoding imidazole glycerol phosphate synthase subunit HisF: MLAKRIIPCLDVKEGRVVKGIQFVNLRDAGDPVELAAFYDQQGADELVFLDISASHEGRETMVDVVEQVAGQLAIPFTVGGGINSLADMKRILRAGADKVSLNTAAVLRPELITEGADFFGSQCIVVAIDAKYDEALRSWRVFTHGGRKPTEWEVIAWAKEAVKRGAGEILLTSMDQDGEKKGFDLPLTKAVGEAVTVPVIASGGAGSKEDFDPVFKEAKADAALAASIFHYKETSVAEVKSFLKQKGVEVR; the protein is encoded by the coding sequence ATGTTGGCTAAACGGATTATTCCTTGCTTAGATGTAAAAGAAGGTCGTGTTGTTAAAGGTATACAATTTGTGAATTTACGTGACGCTGGCGATCCTGTCGAGCTTGCCGCTTTTTACGATCAGCAAGGTGCTGATGAGCTTGTCTTTTTAGATATTTCTGCTTCACACGAAGGTCGTGAAACAATGGTGGATGTTGTTGAGCAAGTCGCAGGACAATTGGCGATCCCTTTTACGGTTGGGGGCGGGATTAACTCGCTCGCTGATATGAAACGAATTTTACGAGCAGGAGCAGATAAAGTTTCGTTAAACACTGCAGCTGTGCTTCGCCCTGAACTGATTACAGAAGGCGCTGACTTTTTCGGGTCGCAATGTATCGTAGTGGCGATTGATGCGAAATACGACGAAGCGCTTCGATCATGGCGTGTCTTCACACACGGCGGTCGAAAGCCAACAGAGTGGGAAGTCATCGCTTGGGCGAAAGAAGCAGTGAAACGTGGTGCTGGAGAGATCCTCTTAACAAGTATGGATCAAGACGGTGAAAAGAAGGGGTTTGACCTTCCTTTAACGAAAGCTGTTGGGGAAGCGGTGACCGTTCCCGTGATTGCTTCAGGTGGAGCTGGTTCAAAAGAAGATTTTGACCCAGTATTTAAAGAAGCAAAAGCTGATGCAGCATTAGCAGCTTCAATTTTTCACTATAAAGAAACATCTGTCGCGGAAGTGAAAAGCTTTTTAAAACAGAAAGGGGTTGAGGTTCGCTAA
- the hisA gene encoding 1-(5-phosphoribosyl)-5-[(5-phosphoribosylamino)methylideneamino]imidazole-4-carboxamide isomerase produces the protein MSKFIIYPAIDIRDGNCVRLIQGDYDQETVYGNSPLDMAKRFAEAGAEWIHTVDLDGAKAGHRVNHEHVIAIAKELNVKVQVGGGIRTPEDVAAYLDNGVDRVILGSSAIKDPEFVKAMLKQYAEKIAIGIDARDGYVATEGWLETSKVTAEALGIELASHGAEVFIFTDISRDGMLSGPNTEAIAALARATGKEVIASGGVSSLDDITELKQFEKDGIGGAITGKALYTNQFTLEEALERGAANVG, from the coding sequence ATGAGTAAATTTATTATTTATCCAGCAATTGATATTCGCGATGGCAATTGTGTTCGCCTCATTCAAGGTGATTATGATCAAGAGACGGTTTATGGCAATTCGCCGTTAGATATGGCAAAACGATTTGCAGAGGCTGGTGCCGAGTGGATCCATACAGTAGATTTAGATGGTGCTAAAGCCGGACACCGTGTTAATCATGAGCATGTGATTGCGATTGCAAAAGAACTAAACGTGAAAGTGCAAGTAGGCGGTGGCATCCGTACGCCTGAAGATGTAGCAGCGTATTTAGACAATGGCGTTGATCGTGTGATTCTAGGAAGCTCTGCGATAAAAGATCCTGAGTTTGTTAAGGCAATGTTAAAGCAATACGCTGAAAAAATCGCGATTGGGATCGATGCACGAGATGGCTACGTGGCGACAGAAGGCTGGCTTGAAACATCCAAAGTGACCGCAGAAGCATTGGGGATTGAATTAGCTAGTCATGGCGCCGAAGTATTTATTTTTACGGATATTTCCCGTGATGGTATGTTGTCAGGGCCGAACACAGAAGCGATCGCAGCTTTGGCGCGTGCGACTGGAAAAGAAGTAATCGCTTCTGGTGGTGTTAGTTCACTAGATGACATTACTGAATTAAAACAATTTGAAAAAGATGGCATTGGCGGCGCGATAACCGGTAAAGCTCTTTATACAAATCAGTTTACACTTGAAGAAGCATTGGAACGGGGTGCTGCCAATGTTGGCTAA
- the hisH gene encoding imidazole glycerol phosphate synthase subunit HisH yields MIGIVDYGMGNLHSVSKALERLNYDYFISEKQDELAKADGLILPGVGSFKDAMEILRKENLDKFLTNWASLGKPILGICLGMQLLFDKSEENGETTGLSLLKGKVRRFKGVTETGERYKVPHMGWNRLQFHQEHSLLDQVEEGHVYFVHSYVVQEMDKAELLASCDYDVIVPAVVGKNNVLGTQFHPEKSSSVGMKLLENFASMVTKEKEAKIHE; encoded by the coding sequence ATGATCGGGATTGTTGATTATGGAATGGGCAATCTTCATAGCGTGAGTAAAGCACTAGAAAGATTGAACTATGACTATTTTATTTCCGAAAAACAAGACGAGCTAGCTAAAGCTGATGGGTTAATTTTACCTGGAGTAGGCTCATTTAAAGATGCGATGGAAATTTTACGAAAAGAGAACTTAGATAAATTTTTAACCAACTGGGCAAGTTTAGGAAAACCGATACTCGGAATTTGTTTAGGTATGCAACTACTGTTTGATAAAAGTGAAGAAAATGGCGAAACAACCGGACTATCGCTTTTAAAAGGAAAGGTCCGTCGCTTTAAAGGAGTAACAGAAACAGGCGAGCGCTATAAAGTCCCTCATATGGGCTGGAACCGCCTTCAATTTCATCAAGAACATTCGTTACTCGACCAGGTCGAAGAAGGCCACGTCTACTTCGTTCATTCCTATGTCGTTCAAGAAATGGACAAAGCTGAACTTCTAGCAAGCTGCGATTATGACGTGATCGTTCCTGCGGTTGTTGGTAAAAATAATGTCCTTGGAACGCAATTTCATCCAGAAAAAAGCAGTAGTGTTGGCATGAAGCTACTTGAGAACTTTGCAAGCATGGTTACAAAAGAGAAGGAGGCGAAAATTCATGAGTAA
- the hisB gene encoding imidazoleglycerol-phosphate dehydratase HisB has translation MSRSASIERITNETQIKLQLQVDGEGKADIKTPVPFLNHMLDLWTKHGVFDLTIDASGDVEIDDHHTTEDIGICLGIALKDALGDKKGIKRYGSAFVPMDETLAQVVVDLSNRPHLEFRAELPSEKVGTFDTELVHEFLWKFALEARMNLHVVVHYGTNTHHIIEAIFKALARALDEATTVDPRIKGVPSTKGML, from the coding sequence ATGAGTAGATCGGCTAGTATTGAACGGATTACGAATGAAACGCAAATAAAGTTGCAGCTGCAAGTGGATGGGGAAGGGAAGGCGGATATTAAGACGCCGGTGCCGTTTCTTAATCATATGCTTGATCTTTGGACGAAGCATGGGGTGTTTGATTTAACGATTGATGCCAGTGGTGATGTGGAAATTGATGATCATCACACGACAGAGGATATTGGAATTTGTTTAGGGATTGCTTTAAAAGATGCGTTAGGGGATAAAAAAGGCATTAAGCGTTACGGCAGTGCGTTTGTGCCAATGGATGAAACTCTCGCTCAAGTTGTCGTTGATTTAAGTAATCGTCCTCATTTAGAATTTCGTGCTGAACTTCCAAGTGAGAAAGTGGGAACGTTCGATACTGAGCTTGTCCATGAATTTTTATGGAAATTTGCCCTTGAAGCGCGGATGAACCTCCATGTCGTCGTTCATTATGGAACAAATACACATCATATTATCGAGGCGATTTTTAAAGCGCTAGCAAGAGCTTTAGATGAAGCAACAACTGTTGATCCAAGGATTAAAGGTGTGCCTTCAACGAAAGGGATGTTATAA
- the hisD gene encoding histidinol dehydrogenase — translation MRIEKVTEKVSLKRTIDQGTQEQQKVVEAIIEQVRSEGDEAIRFFTEKFDGAELASFKVTKDELEAAYAHIDDKVLAALREAMGNIRRFHERQKRQSWLTTEEDGTILGQKITALDSVGVYVPGGTAAYPSSILMNVIPAQVAEVRKIVMVSPPGKDGTLPAGVLVAANELGVEHIYKMGGAQAVAALAYGTESVPAVDKIVGPGNIYVALAKRAVYGHVDIDMIAGPSEIVVLADEEANPRYIAADLLSQAEHDALASAILVTPCERLAEAVATEVEKQLALLPRKEIAGASIRDYGAIYVTKDLEEAVAVVNELAPEHLEILTAEPMQLLGKIRHAGAIFLGPYSSEPVGDYFAGPNHVLPTNGTARFSSPLNVDDFTKKSSIISYSKTALMANAEKIAALARLEGLEAHARAVEVRLK, via the coding sequence ATGAGAATTGAAAAAGTGACCGAAAAAGTATCACTAAAACGAACAATCGACCAAGGCACACAAGAACAACAAAAAGTCGTTGAAGCCATAATTGAGCAAGTCAGAAGCGAAGGTGACGAAGCGATTCGCTTTTTTACGGAAAAATTTGATGGCGCGGAATTGGCTAGTTTTAAGGTGACAAAGGATGAGCTAGAAGCCGCCTACGCACATATTGATGACAAAGTACTTGCTGCGCTTCGCGAGGCAATGGGAAATATCCGCCGCTTCCATGAACGCCAAAAACGTCAGTCGTGGCTGACAACAGAAGAAGATGGGACCATTCTTGGACAAAAGATTACAGCTCTTGATTCAGTAGGCGTTTATGTGCCAGGCGGAACAGCTGCTTATCCATCTTCGATTTTAATGAATGTCATTCCAGCTCAAGTAGCAGAAGTCCGTAAGATTGTGATGGTCTCGCCTCCGGGGAAAGATGGTACACTCCCAGCAGGTGTGTTAGTTGCTGCCAATGAATTAGGTGTTGAACACATTTATAAAATGGGCGGGGCACAGGCTGTGGCGGCGCTAGCGTACGGAACTGAATCGGTACCGGCTGTCGACAAAATTGTTGGTCCAGGAAATATATATGTAGCGTTAGCAAAACGAGCGGTATATGGTCACGTTGATATTGATATGATTGCCGGACCAAGCGAAATTGTCGTGTTAGCAGATGAGGAGGCAAACCCTCGCTACATTGCTGCTGATCTATTATCGCAAGCAGAGCACGATGCCTTAGCATCAGCGATCTTAGTGACGCCTTGTGAGCGGCTAGCAGAAGCAGTAGCTACTGAAGTAGAGAAACAACTAGCTCTTTTACCTCGTAAAGAGATTGCAGGAGCATCAATCCGTGATTACGGTGCAATTTACGTAACGAAAGATCTAGAAGAAGCGGTGGCAGTTGTCAACGAGTTAGCACCAGAGCATTTAGAGATTTTAACAGCCGAGCCGATGCAATTACTAGGGAAAATCCGCCACGCCGGCGCAATTTTCTTAGGGCCATATAGCTCAGAGCCTGTCGGCGACTATTTCGCCGGACCAAATCATGTATTACCAACAAACGGCACAGCTCGCTTTTCAAGCCCTTTAAATGTTGATGATTTTACAAAGAAATCGAGCATTATTTCATATAGCAAAACAGCGTTAATGGCAAATGCCGAAAAAATCGCCGCCCTCGCCCGCCTCGAAGGCCTCGAAGCCCACGCCAGAGCAGTAGAAGTGCGTCTCAAATAA
- the hisG gene encoding ATP phosphoribosyltransferase, protein MLTVAMPKGRIFEEAVELLRKAGYNLPPEFEDNRRLIIDVPEAGMRFILAKPMDVPTYVEHGVADIGVAGKDTMIEEERDVYEVLDLKISECYMAVAALPTYEKNNDIAPKVASKYPNLAASYFREQGEQVEIIKLNGSIELAPLIGLADRIVDIVSTGQTLKANGLVEIEKIVPITSRLIVNPVSYRMKDVIIDDVVERLAAVIEGEEQ, encoded by the coding sequence ATGTTAACAGTAGCAATGCCAAAAGGACGTATTTTTGAAGAAGCAGTTGAGCTCCTTCGTAAAGCAGGCTATAATTTGCCCCCCGAATTTGAAGACAATCGCCGCTTAATTATTGATGTACCTGAAGCTGGTATGCGCTTTATTTTAGCAAAGCCAATGGATGTTCCTACATACGTTGAGCACGGTGTTGCAGATATCGGTGTCGCCGGAAAAGATACGATGATCGAAGAAGAGCGGGACGTTTATGAAGTGCTAGACTTAAAAATAAGCGAATGCTACATGGCTGTAGCTGCCCTCCCAACCTATGAAAAAAATAATGATATCGCGCCGAAAGTGGCATCTAAATACCCTAACCTAGCTGCTAGCTATTTCCGTGAGCAGGGCGAGCAAGTGGAGATTATCAAATTGAACGGCTCCATTGAACTGGCTCCGCTTATCGGACTCGCAGACCGCATCGTTGATATTGTTTCAACAGGCCAAACATTAAAAGCCAACGGCCTTGTCGAAATCGAAAAAATCGTTCCAATCACGTCTCGCCTAATCGTGAACCCAGTTAGTTATCGAATGAAAGACGTAATTATTGATGACGTCGTCGAACGACTAGCGGCTGTTATTGAGGGGGAAGAACAATGA
- a CDS encoding ATP phosphoribosyltransferase regulatory subunit has product MSKPFMFEKPIGMRDTLPQLYEAKNQIRQDMKEELKLWGYQSIETPTLEYYETVGVASAILDQQLFKLLDQRGNTLVLRPDMTAPIARLAASSLKDVSVPLRLAYDANVFRAQHDEGGRPAEFEQIGIELIGDETSSADGEVIALMIASLKKVGLGHFKIAIGHVGYVNALLLDVVGNEERANVLRRFLYEKNYVGYRQHVKSLSLSSIDKSRLLQLLNLRGDFSKLEDAKELVTNGEGKKALEELEKLIGVLDCYGITDFVKLDLNLVMHMSYYTGPVFEAYSDNLGTPIASGGRYDELLQKFNRPAPATGFGIRLDLLVKALGLKADQNPITCIIYSNERRKDAIEQAQQKRQEGLAVVLQDLSGVKDVDQFSKGYEEIIYCIGKNGKGDK; this is encoded by the coding sequence ATGTCAAAGCCATTTATGTTTGAAAAACCAATTGGAATGCGTGATACGCTACCTCAATTATATGAAGCGAAAAATCAAATCCGGCAAGACATGAAAGAAGAGTTAAAGCTGTGGGGCTATCAATCGATTGAAACACCTACATTAGAATATTATGAAACAGTTGGTGTTGCTTCGGCCATTTTAGACCAACAGTTGTTTAAACTATTAGATCAACGAGGAAATACTCTCGTTTTACGTCCTGACATGACAGCACCGATTGCAAGACTTGCTGCATCTAGTTTGAAAGATGTCAGCGTTCCCTTACGTCTTGCTTATGATGCCAATGTATTTCGTGCTCAGCACGATGAAGGCGGCAGACCAGCTGAATTTGAGCAAATCGGCATTGAGCTAATTGGTGATGAAACGAGCAGTGCTGATGGAGAAGTAATCGCCCTGATGATTGCTTCATTGAAAAAAGTTGGCTTAGGTCATTTTAAAATTGCAATTGGCCACGTCGGCTATGTAAATGCCCTATTATTAGATGTTGTTGGTAACGAGGAGCGGGCAAACGTCCTCCGTCGCTTTTTATATGAAAAAAATTACGTTGGCTACCGTCAACATGTGAAAAGTCTATCCTTATCCTCGATTGATAAAAGTCGTCTCTTACAGCTGTTAAATCTTCGTGGTGATTTTTCGAAACTAGAAGATGCGAAAGAGCTTGTAACAAATGGAGAAGGAAAGAAAGCCCTTGAGGAACTTGAGAAGTTGATCGGTGTTCTTGATTGTTACGGAATTACAGATTTTGTGAAACTTGATTTAAATCTTGTGATGCATATGAGCTATTATACTGGTCCAGTTTTTGAAGCGTATAGCGATAATCTAGGAACGCCAATTGCCTCTGGAGGGCGCTATGATGAACTTTTACAGAAATTTAACCGCCCAGCACCTGCGACAGGGTTTGGGATTCGCCTAGATTTACTCGTCAAAGCGCTCGGATTAAAAGCAGACCAAAATCCAATTACATGTATTATTTATAGCAATGAACGTCGAAAAGATGCCATTGAACAGGCACAACAAAAACGGCAAGAAGGTTTAGCAGTCGTACTGCAAGACTTATCAGGTGTGAAGGACGTTGACCAATTTTCAAAAGGCTATGAAGAGATCATTTATTGTATCGGAAAAAATGGAAAGGGGGACAAGTAG
- a CDS encoding penicillin acylase family protein, protein METTVVAHKQPLLKRKWVKISVWILCSLLFFLTLAVGLGYWFVKRSHPGLTGTVIAQPLNSEVTVIRDERGVAQIKAVSLEDLFFVQGYVTAQDRLYQMDMTRRLASGRLSEVVGKQALETDRFFRTYGMHRTTDRLVSMFNEETTRIVDAYVSGVNQYIEEAFSSGKYPIEFRILGYEPNPWTKEDTALVVKYMGYTLSGNFRAELEHYRMIKKLGHIDAPRLFPEYHIDDAFPTIYTVSEASPFSLTELENLTTFAPDEFNGSNNWVIGGDYTESGFPFVADDPHLGFAIPSVWYQTHLQLDGDFHSVGVTVPGVPGVVLGHNEHMAWGVTALSVDQEDLFLEKAHPQNPQLYLFDDIWEEATIIEEVIEIKDEEPFIERVEVTRNGPIINKVVTNGPYQAISLRWTGYEAGEELNGIMRLNRATNVHEFTEGLNGFVTPALSWVYADRDGNIGFRGQALMPIRNNSNGMLPVPGWDPDYQWQGFIPNEELPQIINPERGYIMTANNKPVDDEYPYEIGRSFYPYRAERLTELIEDTIASDELFTIEKMKEMQTDVLNVQARSLLPILLDAVSRSEIITPLSGLEKDVYDMLRDWDYQEKVDSGGALAWNHWYNLLGPALFDDLLGFSYNHNLVIYQVLQEAHQHPDHQLFGSLRDGLQLSLDELARETFAAAIDGIVDIQGKNTSKWAWGKWHTLTIDHPLGAVKPLHLLFNVGKWEIGGSGATPNANAYNRHSGKVTGGAGWRFVADLASVNSMYDIVMPGQSGQVFSPHYSDQVDTWAEGNLYPMVYHKDGLKKKKLVRFVPGE, encoded by the coding sequence TTGGAAACTACAGTTGTTGCTCACAAACAGCCCTTACTAAAAAGAAAATGGGTAAAAATATCAGTTTGGATATTATGCAGCTTATTATTTTTTCTTACACTTGCCGTTGGTTTAGGCTATTGGTTTGTAAAAAGGAGTCACCCTGGATTAACTGGAACGGTCATTGCTCAGCCGCTTAACAGTGAAGTAACGGTTATCCGTGATGAGCGGGGTGTTGCCCAAATTAAAGCAGTGTCGTTAGAAGACTTATTTTTTGTGCAAGGATATGTAACTGCTCAAGACCGTTTATACCAAATGGATATGACGAGAAGGCTAGCAAGCGGACGTCTATCAGAGGTGGTTGGGAAACAAGCACTTGAAACAGACCGATTTTTCCGTACATATGGTATGCACCGAACGACTGACAGACTAGTTTCGATGTTTAATGAAGAAACAACTAGGATCGTAGACGCTTATGTAAGCGGTGTTAACCAGTACATTGAAGAGGCTTTCTCTAGTGGTAAGTATCCGATTGAATTTCGCATTTTAGGTTATGAGCCAAATCCCTGGACAAAGGAGGATACGGCTCTAGTTGTAAAATATATGGGCTATACGCTCTCAGGAAATTTCCGAGCAGAACTAGAGCACTATCGAATGATCAAAAAATTAGGCCACATTGATGCTCCAAGGTTATTTCCGGAGTACCATATTGATGATGCGTTCCCGACCATTTACACTGTCTCGGAAGCATCACCTTTTTCACTAACGGAATTAGAAAATTTAACTACATTTGCACCAGATGAATTTAACGGCAGTAACAACTGGGTCATTGGCGGCGACTATACTGAATCTGGTTTTCCGTTTGTTGCTGATGATCCACACTTAGGTTTTGCTATTCCAAGTGTTTGGTACCAAACGCACCTGCAGTTAGATGGTGATTTTCATTCTGTAGGGGTTACCGTTCCTGGTGTTCCAGGGGTTGTACTTGGCCATAATGAACATATGGCTTGGGGTGTAACCGCCTTATCTGTTGATCAAGAAGATTTGTTTTTAGAAAAAGCACATCCGCAAAATCCGCAGTTGTATTTATTTGATGACATCTGGGAAGAAGCAACAATAATTGAAGAAGTTATTGAAATTAAGGATGAAGAGCCTTTTATTGAGCGTGTTGAGGTGACAAGAAACGGGCCAATTATTAATAAAGTAGTCACAAACGGACCATACCAGGCGATCTCACTTCGCTGGACAGGGTACGAAGCGGGCGAAGAACTAAATGGAATTATGCGACTTAACCGAGCGACGAATGTCCATGAATTTACAGAAGGACTAAATGGCTTTGTTACACCTGCCTTAAGCTGGGTGTACGCAGATCGCGATGGAAATATTGGCTTTCGCGGTCAAGCATTAATGCCAATACGTAATAATTCTAATGGCATGTTGCCTGTTCCTGGCTGGGACCCGGATTACCAGTGGCAAGGCTTTATTCCAAATGAAGAGCTTCCACAAATTATTAATCCCGAACGGGGCTATATCATGACCGCTAACAATAAACCTGTAGATGATGAGTACCCATATGAAATTGGTCGTAGCTTTTACCCTTACCGTGCTGAAAGATTAACAGAATTGATTGAAGATACGATTGCTTCTGATGAGCTTTTTACGATTGAAAAGATGAAAGAAATGCAAACTGATGTCTTAAATGTTCAAGCGCGTTCTTTGCTTCCCATTTTGCTCGATGCTGTCTCTCGTTCAGAAATAATTACTCCACTATCTGGATTAGAAAAAGATGTTTATGATATGCTCCGAGATTGGGATTATCAAGAAAAAGTAGATTCTGGTGGAGCACTTGCATGGAACCATTGGTACAACTTACTTGGACCAGCGCTTTTTGATGATTTACTAGGGTTTTCTTATAATCACAATCTAGTAATTTATCAAGTGCTGCAAGAAGCTCATCAACACCCGGATCATCAACTATTTGGTTCGCTTAGGGACGGCTTACAGCTTTCACTAGATGAGTTAGCAAGAGAAACCTTTGCAGCAGCTATAGATGGAATCGTAGATATTCAAGGGAAGAACACGTCAAAATGGGCTTGGGGCAAATGGCATACCTTGACGATCGATCACCCATTAGGCGCAGTCAAACCACTTCACTTATTATTTAATGTTGGAAAGTGGGAAATTGGCGGAAGTGGCGCAACACCAAATGCTAATGCTTATAACCGTCATTCAGGAAAAGTAACAGGCGGCGCTGGCTGGCGCTTTGTCGCTGATTTAGCTTCTGTTAATTCGATGTATGATATTGTCATGCCAGGCCAATCAGGCCAAGTTTTTTCACCCCACTACTCCGATCAAGTTGATACATGGGCAGAAGGGAATTTGTATCCTATGGTTTATCATAAAGACGGGTTGAAAAAAAAGAAGCTAGTGAGGTTTGTGCCTGGAGAGTAA
- a CDS encoding flagellin: MNGVFASNLGNYSNHMKFVKYSTALQINSAKDDPAGLAISEKMRGQFRGDDIAVRNMRDSQSLGRTAEGALSQSHSVLQRMRELSIQANNGLLTESDRSHLQREFDGLRDTINAIGRDTQFNTKPLRDGSFVDQKTTTSGNGASFGLSIDSAFASQLGNAQTGWTISDVDLRSNTSQALSIIDGAINQISHSRGKLGATDNRFEKATNVTETQSLNIRAAESRVRDADVAKNAMELQKIQIMQQAYFSTQRMGIGMMGTNVNLLM, encoded by the coding sequence ATGAATGGAGTTTTTGCAAGTAATCTAGGTAACTACTCAAATCATATGAAGTTTGTTAAGTATAGTACTGCTCTGCAAATTAATAGTGCTAAAGATGATCCAGCAGGACTAGCTATTTCTGAAAAAATGCGGGGTCAATTTCGTGGCGATGATATAGCTGTTCGAAACATGCGTGATAGCCAGTCACTAGGCCGAACTGCTGAAGGTGCCCTTAGTCAATCTCACTCCGTATTACAAAGAATGCGAGAGTTATCGATCCAAGCAAACAACGGACTTCTCACTGAAAGCGATCGCTCTCACCTGCAAAGGGAATTTGATGGGCTTCGTGATACGATAAATGCCATTGGGCGTGATACCCAGTTTAATACAAAGCCTTTGCGTGATGGGAGTTTTGTTGATCAGAAAACCACTACTAGTGGCAACGGGGCTTCTTTCGGTTTAAGTATAGACTCGGCGTTTGCTTCACAACTAGGTAATGCTCAAACAGGTTGGACAATATCCGATGTAGATTTACGGTCTAATACGTCTCAAGCGCTTTCAATTATTGACGGAGCAATCAATCAAATCTCGCATTCTCGTGGAAAGTTAGGCGCGACAGATAACCGTTTTGAAAAAGCTACTAATGTCACAGAAACACAAAGTTTGAACATTCGAGCTGCTGAGTCGAGAGTTCGTGACGCTGATGTCGCTAAAAATGCCATGGAGTTACAAAAAATTCAAATCATGCAGCAAGCCTATTTTTCAACGCAACGAATGGGGATCGGGATGATGGGCACGAATGTTAATTTGTTGATGTAG
- a CDS encoding acyltransferase, protein MARRTTRYPVEGANSLWQIYKTVSFFKVMKNFIVIQIARYTPHVPFKNWLYRTFLRMKVGDQTAVALMVMMDIMFPEKISIGRNTVIGYNTTILAHEYLVGEYRLGDVVIGDEVMIGANTTILPGVIIGDRAIVAAGSLVHKDVPAGAFVGGNPMQIIKEGN, encoded by the coding sequence TTGGCTAGAAGAACGACTCGCTACCCAGTTGAAGGTGCTAACTCTCTCTGGCAGATTTATAAGACAGTATCTTTTTTTAAAGTAATGAAAAACTTTATCGTGATCCAAATCGCCCGTTATACGCCACATGTTCCGTTTAAAAATTGGTTATATCGCACGTTTTTACGAATGAAGGTTGGCGATCAAACGGCGGTAGCGTTAATGGTGATGATGGATATCATGTTTCCTGAAAAAATCAGTATCGGTAGAAACACCGTGATTGGCTACAATACAACCATTCTAGCTCATGAATATTTAGTTGGTGAGTATCGCCTCGGGGATGTGGTGATCGGAGACGAAGTGATGATCGGCGCTAATACGACGATTTTACCCGGCGTGATTATCGGTGATCGAGCTATTGTTGCAGCAGGCTCCCTTGTTCATAAAGATGTCCCAGCCGGCGCCTTTGTTGGCGGCAACCCAATGCAGATCATCAAAGAAGGAAACTGA